The Hydra vulgaris chromosome 14, alternate assembly HydraT2T_AEP genome includes the window GATAAAACCAAATTATAATAACAAGTAATTAACTATCTTAAAAATCATCTTTTAAACAAACGCAGATAAAAAGTCATACAAAAAggaaggaaagaaaaaaaaaaggaaaaaagaacttcaaacaaaaaaaaaaaaaaaagaacacttaataaacttaaaaataaaataaaaaagaaaacaaaagaacgaaagtgaagtaaacaaataaaataaaaattaaattaaactaagaaaaaagaaagaagaaaaagcaATAGTAGAACTAGAAGATAGTAGTAAAATTTAAGAagaatttagtttgtttattttataatatgcttttaatttaatttaattattcttatttttattttttttagctttgttttgtttattcttcattagttttttattttttatttattgtttattattatatataagcGGTGTACCTTGGAGGTGTGTGTACCTTGGAGGCGCATCAATTCTGCTGCCATCTTGAAACATGAattcaaactgaaattttagtaGCATGTATTGGCCATTAAAGGCTCATAATAAGTTGTTCTACCACTGCTTAACACATTTGttgttgcaataaaaataaaagtttgttttctttttcgtattcttttttttctacaactgtaggtataaactttattttaaaactgattaTCAGAATTTGTAAAGCATGTTTTTAGCTACATTTATGCATATTTGAAACTGATTAACTCTTAACCTATAAATATATGGTAGCGATTTTACTAAAACTATGGTAGCTGTTTACCTTGGAGGTATATTGTGTACTTTGGTGATACCACCAAGGTACACACTTGTAtgattttgtaaatactattttGACTACGTTTGCTATGAAAGTATTTCTTTAATGTCGCtatagtttattattactattattatttttgttaattaagaATTTCTTTAGTATAATATGCGTAATAAGATGTGTGTATttctttgttacattataattatttttgcaataagcttattaataaatagcttagtaattaaaaataattaaataactgaTAAAAGTATTTTCAATTATGCATTTTCCTTATTAAAAACAGTTGAGCGCTCAAGACTTGTTGATaattctttagaatattttttccGGAAGACTCTCAGCCACTCTTTTCCAGCCATCTGGTTTTTATCTGGCTTTAAAAACTATGTCCTTCcattttgtgaaaaattaattgtactgatatttgattgttttcaatgtttttcatttattttcagaaaaaccaaaaaatacaaaatttattaattttgtattttttggtttttgccTAGaagtaaaaatgaatttaaaagaaaacctGTACAAAAAGAAGATAGCAAGAGCTGTAAAACTTATAGTGAACAATGAACTGTCTATATACAGAGCTTCTATGGACTTTGACATTCCTGAAACAACCTTAAGAAGACAAAGAAACAAATTCCTTGAATCAggtttagaaaaattttgttacaaGAAAGACAGCAACGTTAAGCAAGTCTTCACGGTAGAAGAAGATCAACTTCTAGTTGATCACATTTTGAAAGTTGCTAATCTTCATTATGGACTGACTTTAAAAGATGCTCGAAAATTGGCTTGTCAATTTGGGaaagcaaatcaaaaaaagtatGATGCATCTTGGGATAAAAACCAGATGGCTGGAAAAGAGTGGCTGAGAGTCTTCCggaaaaaatattctaaagaattATCAACAAGTTTTGAGCGCTCAACTGTTTTTAATAAGGAAAATGTAGCACTTACTTTTCAGAACTATGAAGTAGCTCTTAGGGTTGAACAAAATCAAGATATTACAGCATTTAATATATAGAATGTTGACGAAACCAGAGTTAGCACTGTCCATAATCTTCCCAAAATCTTAGCAAAAAAAGGTCAAAAGCAGGTTGGCGGAATGACTTGTGGTGAACGAGGATATAGTATAACAATTATTGGAGAAATAAATGTTCAAGGTGGCTATACGCCTCCAATGTTGATTTTCCCTCGTAAGAAGTTTAAAGACTTTATGTTAAAAGCGTCCCCAAAAGGTACACTTGGTGGAGCAAACCCATCGGGATGGTCAAATGAAGACTTGTTTCTAGgatttatgaaacattttgtAAAGCACACTCGTTCAAGTAAGGAAAATCCTTCTATTCTTTTACTTGACAACCATGAGAGTCATATCTCAATACCAACAATCCAGCTAGCAAAATATAATAGGATTACAATGGTAACATTTCATCCACACACTAGTCAAAAAATGCAACCCTTAGACAGAGGCGTATTTAGTTCATTTAAGacatattataacaataaaatgaaGGATTGGATGTTAAAACTAGGCAATACTGGAAACCATCAACAATCTATGATGTATCAGAAATTGTTGGACAAGCTTTTCCATTAGCTTTTACTCAAAACAACATTACGCACAGTTTTTTAGTAAGTGGCCTTCAACCactgaataaaaacattttcaaagatTATGAGTTTTTGTCATCCACTATAACAGATTGACCGCAAACTGTGTATGAAGACTAACCTGGAAACAAAAGTAAGCATATTGAAGAATTTTTGAGTAGACCTGGGCCCTCAACCAATACTGAGGTAACTAGCTGTAGTCTTGCTTCTTTTGCAAACCAGATAAACGCTAACATTGTGTCTCCTAATATTATTCTACCTTACCCAAAAGCTTTTGAGCAGACCTGGGCCCTCAACGAAAACAAACTGGACGAGGTTGTCTTAAGAAAAAGTCTTGCATTTTAACTTCCAGCCCCGCAACacttcaaattgaaaaaaaaaagctgagaaaataaaaaataaatctggCAATAAAATGAACGACTTAACTGATAATAAACAACCGAGacctgttttgaaaaaaaagctgaGCTTTATCTTGGAGCAAAGTACAGAATTAAAGGAAAATTATCTTGGCAAAAATTCATGGCAAACGTGCTGTAAAAAACTTTGTAGCAGAGGTGCCAGAAGTTGCtgacacatttttttaaagttcagtACTTAAAAAAGGATACAAATTCACAAAGATTTACTAGAGAAGATAAAACTGTGTATGAATTGGACAAATCAGACATGGTATTTCAGTTGCCACATGCCTCTATTACAGGTGGTTCAGAACAACAGCTGGAAAAACTTTCATTTGGTATTACCTTTGATAACCTAAATGTAGAGTAGACAAATACTAAATCAAAGTGAAAGacttaaatttactaaattttaatgtAGACTTTTGTTATTAATCTTttcttaataaactttatttcttatgtaagtttttaatactaaatttgaattagtttaaatttattatcatatatagctatataaattaattaacagtttatataaatttaactagTTTGACTGAAATTATCTTAAATGAGGCTGATGTGAAGTTCAATTATCCAATAAGTAAACATTATATCAAACTTCTACCATGTTGAGTACTTAATCTGTTAAAACAATAATACCTCCAAGGTACAACATACATACCTCCAAGGTACGCTGTAGTGtaagctattttttaaaattaaaaaaagggatgaaaaaatatgtctggatgtttaataaaaaattctaactaTAATCatcaagttaaagaaaatatttttgttacagaTCATAttgtaaagtatatttttttatatttgtcaaattttgaaaatacctCCGAGGTACACCAATCTCCCCTacttattattatcattaatattattgttaatattattattgttattattgttattattattattattattattattattattatatatagttagttaattttgttacttttttactactagttttacttaataacttataataccaagtataaacttaataatctattattatatattttcacttattataactagaatattttacttataatcattcataatttttcattattttaatataatttattttattttatacttataacttataatttaactaattataatttatttttaatatatatttacgtttTCTTCCCTAActttattaatagtatttttttcattatttattttaattgtttaataaatattattttcattttattattttattaatttaattatacttacattattaataaatactattattatttttaacatttttgattatattgCTGTTCATATTACTGTTTATTTCCTTATTTCACTTTATTCaatcatttcattttataaaccGTACTACTAAAATGCAAGGGCGAACCCAGACCATGTCCTAAGGAAAGGGGAGGGggcaattttcaatttttttttcgatttggGGAATGCAGACAATCTAGTAAGGAGGGGGAGGGCGATTTTCAGATTTAATGATCTGTATGCAAgcaaacacaaattttttaattttattaaaattgtaattttattaagacAGCCTAACTATATTATTTCCGTTTTCAAACAACGCGCTGcgttatatataaacttacaaaataaaaaaaaattcaaaactttctaAGGTGGGATGGGGGGCAATCATCCTATTGCCCCCATCCTTCCCCCCATAGATCCACCCTTGCTTAAATGTCTACTCACTGCAaagattgtttcaaaaaaattaatatgaaaatGACGTAAACTTCGAAGAAAATcctattaattgtaaatatatggacataaaatgtttcaactgtgccaacatcaaaaaaaataatttttctctttttaatttaaatatagcgttttttattaaaaattttgacaaattaaACTCACATTTATCCCTTATTAACCATGAATTCAGTATTATTGGCAAAATTGAagctaaactaaaaaatgacatCCTACCAACTATCTCATTAAATCTTACTGGTTATGTTTATGAGCACACTtcaacaaaatc containing:
- the LOC136090970 gene encoding uncharacterized protein LOC136090970 → MTCGERGYSITIIGEINVQGGYTPPMLIFPRKKFKDFMLKASPKGTLGGANPSGWSNEDLFLGFMKHFVKHTRSSKENPSILLLDNHESHISIPTIQLAKYNRITMVTFHPHTSQKMQPLDRGVFSSFKTYYNNKMKDWMLKLGNTGNHQQSMMYQKLLDKLFH